The genomic DNA AAATCATAACTAAATGTGAATATTCAAGGATTCCTGCAAAGGTTTTAAATCTCTTTTATGTAGAAAAAACTGTCAGAAACCGGAATATTTTCGGTATTTTGGTTGATAATGTCGGAATATCACGTTTTAAAAAGTTTCAGCTTCACTCTCAAGATTCATACTTCCGGGGGATTACAAGTGTATTTTTAGTTTGACATTTTTGCTGTACATTTTTCAATAGTTTTGTAAAAGTAAATTTTGATCAAAAAGCTTGATTTACTGGTGATTTATGGTATCTGCTCTGAATTCCCTGTTAGCAACTGAATTGAACTACAGGAGCAGTCATAACGATTCCGCATTTGAATGATCCTATTTGAGATTTTCTAGAAATTGCTGATTTTTAGGCAGATTAAGTCTTGTTATCGCTGTTTGTGAAATAAATTGTGGCAAAACCTAGATCATGCAAGCATATACGTATTCAAGCAAAATAAATGTAAAGTGAATATTTTATCTATAAATTTAAGATATATTAAGGTTTGTAACGGTTACAGTCAAACCTGTCTAAAGCTAGATGTCTTCATTAGAATTTAAAGTGTGTCAAGTTATCAAAAAGATTAACTAATTGGAGTAGCCGTTTTTAGGAAAATGAGCTTAACTTGACGTAGTAATACACAGATTCTGATTTTAAGTGGCTACTCACACTTTTTACAGAATTTCCGTCAGAATACTATTCTCCCGGACACAGAAATTGTCATATTGTATATTCATCGGAAGGTGAATACCCTCATAAAAAAAGAGGAGTAACCATGAAGGTATTTGAAGGTAGTACAAAAAATATTTTTTTCGCCAGTTGGGTATCCCTCCATCCAGCAGAAACTAATAATAAATCTGAAGTTTCCCAATTAAAAAATTCTCATTCTCACTCAGGAGGGAATTTCCTCCGTCCTTTGCGAAATTGGTTAGATAACTTAAAAGTAGGCGATCGCCAATTTGCCCATAGTTTATGTCAATTAATTCCTGCCCAATGTCCTTTTGAACGTGATCTCAAATTTTTTGGTAAAACTCTATTTCACATTCCCCCAATGTGTAAACTTAACCCTTTGTATGAAGAAGTAGTAGGTTTAAGATTTCGCGCACTGTGCTATTTAGCCGATGAATGTGGCGAAGACATATCACAGTATTGCTAAAAAAAATATTTATTCCTGAGCAGCAAAATCCCCGATTTCTTTGAAAATATGGGGATTTTATCATTTTTGACACTCCCCTGCCTAAAGGCGATAATTGCATCCATAAAACTCAGAAACGACCTATTTAACTGTAAATTTACCGCGCCATTTTTGAATTGCATCTTGAGCGTCTTCATAGGCGACTGTTGACTCAGGGATCAGAGATGCAGTTTCAATAGCGGTGGTAAAATCTCCTTGAGCAGCGCGAGCTTTAGCCAAATCTAAAATTTCTTCACTCCATCTATTCATAGACTGTTGAGCAAGATTAAACCCTGGTTGTTCGGGGGGTACTTTTTTCGCAACTGCGATCGCTCGGTTATAAGTAGAAGCTTGTCCTGGTTGAATTAAACCTTGTGCTGCATCTAAAATAGTTTGATTACTGTTGTATTGCTTGGCTTCTAAACGCCATTTTTTAATAGTTGCTTGTGTTTGGGGATAAAGGACAGAATTTTGAGGAATTAAGGCCGCAGTAGCTATGGCATCAGTATAATTTCTTTGTTGTGCTTGTTCCTGAGCCAAATCTAAAATCATTTGACTCCAAACCTGAATATTTTCCTGTGCTTGTTGATAGAGAGGTTCACCAGGCAGAATTTTTTGGGCAATAGTAATAGCTTGACTTAAATCACTAGGTTGAGTAGAACTAAGAGACATTTTTCCTAGTTCTGAAATTGCCTGGTTACGTTTTTGAGGATCAGAATTAGAAACTCTGGGAAGATTAGATGGTGATGTAGTGGGAATATTATTAGGAATAGGTGGTAAACTATCGGCAAATTCCGAACTACGAGTAGTAGTATTATTATTATTACTATTATTATTCAGAGAAGTTGAGATTTTATTGAAGCGAAAACTAGCTTGATTGCGAAGTAAAAAAGTAGTCATTAAACCAACAATCACCATACTACCACCACCCCAGATTATAAATTGTTGCCAAATAGGGGTACTGACTGAGGGAGCAGGTTTGGCATAATTTTTAGCAGCCGCAGGAATAAACCTTGAACCTGTTTTTAATTCTGGGGAAGTAGCCAAAATTGATTTACCATCCGGCTGAGAATTATTACTGATGGTAGTTTCCGAAGATTTATTTGCAGTTTGATTTTCTGCCCACCAAGCCTTATATGTAGAGGGTTGGCTTTCCTGTGGTTGAGGAGCGGTAGAACGAAGAACAGCAAAACTTTCTTCAGGAAAAATATTTTCTGTTGGTTCTGAGTTTTCATTTAAACCTGAAACTGGCAACATTCCAGGTGAATTTTCAGGAATTACAGTGGCAGGATTTTGAATTGGCCGCCAATGATGCTGACAAAGTTGGGGAGTTAGAGAACTGACATAAGATTCTAAATCTTTTAAATTACCACCAGGACAAGAACGCAAAGCTGCCATTAAAGCAGCCGTAAAAAATCCGTGATTTAGTTCTGTACTTTCATGGGAAAACTGCTCTGGCTGACAAGAAAGCATAACAGGAATATTTAATTCCTTAGCTGCGTTGATAATATCTTGGCCTACAGGAGCATCAGCTTGTGTACCAAAAGCGCGGTTAATATCAAATATTAATAGTACATTCAACTTAGCAGCAGCCAGACTTTCCATGATTTTTCTGACTTCAATGCCAGTCTCTAAAACCTGATCTGGATTGCCATCAGCAGGCATTAAATAATCTTTGTCATTGTCATTAACTCCATAACCACTGAAGAAAAACCACAGATAATCTTGTGGTTGCCAAGATTGAGCCAGATCCTCCAAAAAAAGGAGAATATTATCTTTAGTTGGGTAAGAGGATTTTTCTCCTACTGGTGGTGAAGTATTTGTCATCAATAGGGAATTTTTCGGCAAAAAACCCTCTGCCGTGACTAAAAAATCCTTTATTGCCTCCGCATCATTTTGAGCGCAACTTAAAGGTTGAAATAATTCATATTGATTAATTCCAATGGCGATCGCCCAGTAATTTGTCATCCCGCTCTTTGTCGGTTCTTGTTTGCTAGTTTAAAGTAGTTCTTATGACGTTAAGATATCGGAAAATACTAGCATTTGTTGAAAATGCTTCATTAACATTCACAAGAGCTGATAGATATATGAACAGGATTTACAATCAACAACCATCATTAATGATCCCCTTCTCATTTATTAACCAATTTGGCAGGAAAATCCGGATATTTCAAGGGGCAATTTGGCTGAGTTTAGCTGTTCCTTTGTGGTTAGCTACGGAAGCGATCGCCCCCCAAGTTGTACAAGCTTACACCGCCAGAGTTGATTTAGCAATTACCCGCTTACCAGAAGAAAACTATGAAACGGTTTTACGCAGGGCAGAAATAGCCGCCAGAGCAGCCGCTCAACGTAGTTTTGACCAGGATATTTTAGTTACAGAAGTTTCTATAATTGTCACAGCACAAAATGAGGGAATGATCGCTCCAGTGTTAACGTTAGATGTCAGTCGTGATCAATGGAAACAAAGCCCTGATCCCCGACGTTGGGCAACTTACTTTAAAACCGCCAAATGGTTACTATTATTTGAAAAACTCAAAACACCAGGACAAACTAATCCTGCTCAACCTCCTACACCAGCTAATTCCAACATCACCACAAATCGTTCCATGGTTGATGATCCCCTAACAACACCAACAGAACAGCCACAAGAAAATTGAAAAAGACAAAAATTACCAATTGATCGCTTAGAATAGAAAGGTTGTCAAGAATCACGATATCCGCTATCATGGCAGTCCCTAAGAAGAAAACATCAAAATCTAAACGAGACAAACGTCGCGCTACCTGGACACATAAAGCTACTGTTGAAGCACAAAAAGCTCTTTCTCTGGGTAAATCAATTTTGTCTGGACGTTCTAACTTCGTCTATCCCTCTGCTGAAGAAGAAGAAGAAGAGTAATAATCTCTCAATTAGGAAAAGCACAAACCGCGTAGTTATGGGAGTGCTTTTTCCTTGCTTGGCTAATAATATCAATGACCAACCGCTAGACGCTGTGCGTTATAGCGGAAGGCTAAAAAAGATAATGTTATGAAATATTTCCACAAACCAAGTCCAGAAGAAAGTGAAAAAGTACCGCCTGGACAACATTTAGCTAAAGGTTTTCCAGTTTTAACCTATGGTGAAACTCCCCAGGTAAGTATTGAAAATTGGGAATTTAAAGTTTGGGGTTTGGTAAAACCTGCTATTTTTAAATGGTCAGATTTTTTAGCACTTCCTCAACATGAATTTACAGCAGATTTCCACTGTGTTACCCACTGGTCAAAACTAGATGTGAAATGGACAGGAATTAAAGTTACTGATTTTATGAGTTTGTTGGAAGTAGAACCGAAAGCGGCTCATATTATGCAACATTGTTATGGCGGTTATACAACAAATATTGAATTAAACGACTTTTTAAAACCAGAAAATTTCTTTGCGATTAAATTATTTGGTGAACCATTATCCGCAGAACATGGTGGCCCAATCAGGTTAGTTATTCCCCATCTTTATGCTTGGAAAAGTGCTAAGTGGATTAATGGTTTAGAGTTTTTAGAAACTGAAAAATTAGGTTTTTGGGAAGAAAATGGTTATCACCGTCGTGGTGAACCTTGGGCGCAAGAACGTTATAGTAGTTAAATTGATGATTTAACCACCAATAATTTTTTTCAACAACGATAATTTACCTTTGTATGGTGCATAACGCCAATTGAGATCAAAAAGAAAGGTGTTTTTCAAAACACTTTTATCATGGGAAAAAGTATCAAACCCAGCTTTACCATGATAGCTACCAATTCCACTATCACCCACACCACCAAATGGTAAAGAAGAAATTCCCACTTGCATAATTGTGTCGTTAATACATACACCACCTGATGAAGTTTCTTGTAATATTTTCTGTTGCAGATTTTTATCGTCAGAAAAGATATATAAAGCTAGAGGTTTGGGTTTGGAGTTAATCAAATTAATTGCTTCTTCAATATCTGTATATTCAATGATCGGTAAAATAGGTCCGAATATCTCCTCTTCCATCACCGCATCTGTGAAAGAAACATTATCAAGTAATGTGGGTGCAATATAAAATGTTTCTGA from Okeanomitos corallinicola TIOX110 includes the following:
- a CDS encoding Mo-dependent nitrogenase C-terminal domain-containing protein — translated: MKVFEGSTKNIFFASWVSLHPAETNNKSEVSQLKNSHSHSGGNFLRPLRNWLDNLKVGDRQFAHSLCQLIPAQCPFERDLKFFGKTLFHIPPMCKLNPLYEEVVGLRFRALCYLADECGEDISQYC
- a CDS encoding caspase family protein, with product MTNYWAIAIGINQYELFQPLSCAQNDAEAIKDFLVTAEGFLPKNSLLMTNTSPPVGEKSSYPTKDNILLFLEDLAQSWQPQDYLWFFFSGYGVNDNDKDYLMPADGNPDQVLETGIEVRKIMESLAAAKLNVLLIFDINRAFGTQADAPVGQDIINAAKELNIPVMLSCQPEQFSHESTELNHGFFTAALMAALRSCPGGNLKDLESYVSSLTPQLCQHHWRPIQNPATVIPENSPGMLPVSGLNENSEPTENIFPEESFAVLRSTAPQPQESQPSTYKAWWAENQTANKSSETTISNNSQPDGKSILATSPELKTGSRFIPAAAKNYAKPAPSVSTPIWQQFIIWGGGSMVIVGLMTTFLLRNQASFRFNKISTSLNNNSNNNNTTTRSSEFADSLPPIPNNIPTTSPSNLPRVSNSDPQKRNQAISELGKMSLSSTQPSDLSQAITIAQKILPGEPLYQQAQENIQVWSQMILDLAQEQAQQRNYTDAIATAALIPQNSVLYPQTQATIKKWRLEAKQYNSNQTILDAAQGLIQPGQASTYNRAIAVAKKVPPEQPGFNLAQQSMNRWSEEILDLAKARAAQGDFTTAIETASLIPESTVAYEDAQDAIQKWRGKFTVK
- the rpmF gene encoding 50S ribosomal protein L32, producing MAVPKKKTSKSKRDKRRATWTHKATVEAQKALSLGKSILSGRSNFVYPSAEEEEEE
- a CDS encoding sulfite oxidase-like oxidoreductase, with translation MKYFHKPSPEESEKVPPGQHLAKGFPVLTYGETPQVSIENWEFKVWGLVKPAIFKWSDFLALPQHEFTADFHCVTHWSKLDVKWTGIKVTDFMSLLEVEPKAAHIMQHCYGGYTTNIELNDFLKPENFFAIKLFGEPLSAEHGGPIRLVIPHLYAWKSAKWINGLEFLETEKLGFWEENGYHRRGEPWAQERYSS